In the genome of Carnobacterium viridans, one region contains:
- a CDS encoding polyprenyl synthetase family protein: MKIHPMWEAYPELQSELIQTIELIDSRIHLRNKSIEHALVDMLNTGGKLVRPAYTLLFSTFGEEHDPNRARAFAAAIEVLHMATLIHDDIIDDSPKRRGQHSIQSRYGKDIAVYAGDYLFTVSFKLIADYSNSMKQMQINTKGMEKILMGEIDQMHLRYNQKITIRNYLTQISGKTAQLFALSCYSGALESGQTERFARNCYYIGSHIGMAFQIKDDILDYTQTTDGFGKPVLEDVRQGIYSAPLIYAMHKKNAPFKELLEKKDQLTKKETQTIQQFVIHSGGLDEAKRLAEKYTDKALKRIDQLPDSSEKEMIRNLTLSLLDRTI, from the coding sequence ATGAAGATTCATCCTATGTGGGAAGCCTACCCTGAATTACAATCTGAATTAATACAAACTATTGAATTAATAGATTCAAGAATTCATTTGCGAAATAAATCTATTGAACATGCTCTAGTTGATATGCTGAACACAGGCGGAAAATTAGTACGTCCTGCTTATACTTTGCTTTTTTCAACTTTTGGAGAAGAGCATGATCCTAACCGAGCACGTGCTTTCGCTGCAGCTATTGAAGTGTTGCATATGGCAACTTTAATCCATGATGATATTATTGATGATTCACCTAAAAGACGTGGCCAACATTCGATTCAATCAAGATACGGCAAAGATATTGCAGTTTATGCTGGCGATTATTTATTTACTGTTTCATTTAAATTAATAGCAGATTATTCTAATTCTATGAAACAAATGCAAATCAATACTAAAGGGATGGAAAAAATCTTGATGGGTGAAATTGATCAAATGCATTTAAGATACAACCAAAAAATAACGATTCGCAATTACTTGACTCAAATATCTGGTAAAACGGCTCAATTATTTGCTCTTTCTTGTTATTCTGGAGCTTTAGAGAGTGGACAAACTGAACGATTTGCTCGAAATTGCTATTATATTGGAAGTCATATTGGAATGGCTTTTCAAATCAAAGATGATATTTTAGACTATACTCAAACCACAGATGGGTTTGGAAAGCCTGTTTTAGAAGATGTAAGACAAGGCATTTATTCTGCTCCTCTTATTTATGCTATGCATAAAAAAAATGCTCCTTTTAAAGAATTACTTGAAAAAAAAGACCAGCTAACAAAGAAAGAAACACAAACAATCCAACAATTTGTTATTCATTCTGGTGGTTTAGATGAAGCAAAACGTTTGGCTGAAAAGTACACCGATAAAGCTTTGAAACGGATTGATCAATTACCAGACAGTTCAGAAAAAGAAATGATTCGTAACTTAACCCTGTCACTATTAGACAGAACGATTTGA
- a CDS encoding sigma-70 family RNA polymerase sigma factor: protein MADEDEKIDLMSDEELILMIKNGDGYPFKILFKRYHPLVTKMTREYYLKSYELEDLWQEARIVFHKAIQTYDQDKGHTFGNFYKLNFKHHIFSLIRKDMAKKRKIEKIAESLDGMIEKGISPQYITNGKEGLSALDILQVKEKLAGYHHTLSKFEQKVFSLYLKNNEVDKIAEQLQCDSLQIKNALDRCKRKLKRTLES from the coding sequence TTGGCAGATGAAGATGAAAAAATTGATCTTATGAGTGACGAAGAATTGATTCTCATGATTAAAAATGGAGATGGGTATCCATTCAAAATTTTGTTTAAGCGTTATCATCCCTTAGTAACAAAAATGACGAGAGAATACTACCTTAAAAGTTATGAGTTAGAGGATTTATGGCAAGAAGCGCGAATCGTCTTCCACAAAGCGATTCAAACGTATGATCAAGATAAAGGGCACACGTTCGGAAATTTCTACAAACTAAATTTTAAACACCATATTTTTAGCTTGATTCGAAAAGATATGGCTAAGAAACGAAAAATAGAAAAAATTGCTGAGTCTTTAGATGGTATGATAGAAAAAGGAATAAGTCCTCAATACATAACGAATGGAAAAGAAGGGCTATCCGCATTAGATATCTTACAGGTTAAAGAAAAATTAGCAGGTTATCACCATACATTGTCAAAGTTTGAACAAAAAGTGTTTTCTCTTTACTTAAAGAATAACGAAGTAGACAAAATTGCTGAGCAGTTACAGTGTGATAGTCTGCAAATAAAAAATGCTTTAGATCGTTGCAAGCGCAAATTAAAACGAACACTAGAATCTTAG
- a CDS encoding NYN domain-containing protein, with protein MKSELLIVDGYNIIGAWPHLVKLKNQDKLEDARDSLLHELSNYQKYTGIDIHVVFDAQFVPGIQQSYKKYQLSVIFTKEGETADSYIERIVGKESTLLTQVTVATSDLAEQWIVFQKGALRKSANELFSDVKRIKKAIEADAQQYRLQSYRRNSPWSHNQIDRLEKLRDDLTKY; from the coding sequence ATGAAAAGTGAGCTGTTGATTGTAGATGGGTACAATATTATCGGGGCATGGCCACACTTAGTGAAACTAAAGAATCAAGATAAATTGGAAGATGCTCGAGACTCTTTATTGCACGAATTATCCAATTATCAAAAATACACCGGTATCGATATTCATGTAGTATTTGACGCCCAATTTGTTCCTGGAATTCAACAATCGTATAAGAAGTATCAATTATCGGTTATTTTCACGAAAGAAGGAGAAACTGCGGATAGTTATATTGAACGCATTGTTGGCAAAGAAAGCACTCTATTAACACAAGTAACCGTTGCAACAAGTGATCTTGCAGAACAATGGATTGTTTTTCAAAAAGGTGCTTTAAGAAAATCGGCTAATGAACTTTTTAGTGATGTTAAACGCATTAAAAAAGCCATTGAGGCAGATGCACAACAGTATCGTTTACAGAGTTACCGAAGAAATTCGCCTTGGTCGCATAACCAAATAGACAGATTAGAAAAACTGAGAGATGATTTAACAAAATATTAA
- the rlmB gene encoding 23S rRNA (guanosine(2251)-2'-O)-methyltransferase RlmB gives MTRDNKDFSKRNNKPNKQAFTKRPARQKVKPVEDRVEEQETDRDLVAGRLPAIEVLKSERDINKIFLQEGLSGSKMEEIQNLAKKRSVQISFVPKSKLDQLVDGMNHQGVVVAASAFQYATIDDLFAVAAQKNEDPFFILLDGVEDPHNLGSIMRTADAIGAHGIIIPKRRAVGLTATVAKASTGAIEHVPVARVTNLVQAIKELKERGLWLYGTDMEGQDYRQWETTLPIGLVMGNEGKGISRLVKEQMDGMVTIPMTGHVQSLNASVAASLLMYEVYRGRNKI, from the coding sequence ATGACAAGAGATAATAAAGATTTTAGCAAACGGAATAATAAACCAAATAAACAAGCTTTTACCAAAAGACCAGCTAGACAAAAAGTAAAACCGGTTGAGGATAGAGTAGAAGAACAAGAAACTGATCGTGATTTAGTAGCCGGCAGATTACCAGCTATTGAAGTATTGAAATCAGAACGTGATATCAATAAAATTTTTCTGCAAGAAGGTTTAAGCGGATCGAAAATGGAAGAAATTCAAAATTTAGCTAAAAAACGCAGTGTTCAAATCTCATTTGTACCTAAGTCTAAATTGGATCAACTAGTAGATGGCATGAATCACCAAGGAGTAGTTGTGGCTGCATCTGCTTTTCAATATGCAACGATAGATGACTTATTTGCAGTAGCTGCTCAAAAAAATGAAGATCCTTTTTTTATTCTTTTGGATGGTGTTGAAGACCCACATAACTTAGGCTCAATTATGCGAACAGCTGATGCTATTGGAGCTCATGGAATCATTATTCCAAAAAGACGTGCTGTAGGTTTAACAGCTACAGTTGCGAAAGCTTCAACAGGGGCAATAGAACATGTGCCGGTTGCACGAGTAACGAATCTTGTCCAAGCAATCAAAGAATTAAAAGAGCGTGGATTATGGCTGTATGGGACCGATATGGAAGGACAAGATTACCGTCAATGGGAGACTACATTGCCAATAGGATTAGTGATGGGTAATGAAGGAAAAGGAATTTCTCGTTTAGTTAAAGAACAAATGGACGGCATGGTCACTATACCAATGACTGGACATGTTCAAAGTTTAAATGCTAGTGTAGCAGCAAGCTTATTAATGTACGAAGTGTACCGTGGACGAAACAAAATTTAA
- a CDS encoding Mini-ribonuclease 3, giving the protein MTEKNWALLNGLALAYVGDAIYETYIRDYLVEQGYTKPSQLHKTATHFVSAKAQSFLMHEMLAEEDFLTEEEVTMYKRGRNSKSYTSAKNADITTYRVATGFESLMGYLHLAKRTERMEELIQWCIKKVEATKDDKR; this is encoded by the coding sequence ATGACAGAAAAAAATTGGGCATTATTAAATGGATTAGCATTGGCTTATGTAGGAGATGCTATATATGAAACCTATATTCGCGATTATCTAGTCGAACAAGGATATACGAAGCCAAGCCAATTGCACAAAACGGCTACGCATTTTGTCTCGGCAAAAGCACAAAGTTTCTTGATGCATGAAATGTTAGCGGAAGAAGACTTTTTGACAGAAGAAGAAGTGACAATGTATAAACGAGGTAGAAACTCTAAAAGCTATACTTCCGCAAAAAATGCAGATATCACAACTTATCGTGTCGCTACTGGATTTGAATCCTTAATGGGCTATCTACATTTAGCAAAACGAACGGAACGTATGGAAGAATTGATTCAATGGTGTATTAAAAAAGTGGAGGCTACAAAAGATGACAAGAGATAA
- the cysS gene encoding cysteine--tRNA ligase produces the protein MLKIYNTLTREKEEFVPIEEGKVKMYVCGPTVYNYIHIGNARSTVAFDTVRRYLEYRGYDVAYISNFTDVDDKIIRTAKELDLTAQEVADKFIAAYHADTHALGVEKATHHPRVMENMPEIIDFISVLVKKGYAYEVEGDVYYRTRKFKDYGKLSDISIDELEVGASNRLTAQENNKKEDPLDFALWKSAKAEEISWESPWGAGRPGWHIECSVMATKYLGDTIDIHAGGQDLTFPHHENEIAQSEAKTGHPFAHYWMHNGFVTMDNEKMSKSIGNVVLVHDIIKQVDPQIVRFFMATTQYRRPISYNETTIEDAKANLSKIKTAYDNAMYRLKDAIEEEMDDQELLNQLTSFKENFIKEMDDDFNSANGITVVYEMAKAMNIYSERSVVSKVVLEAMLDQFQELVQIFGITFAATELLDETIEHLIEERNAARAAKNFQRSDEIRDQLKEEGIILDDTPQGTRWRRG, from the coding sequence ATGCTAAAAATATATAATACATTAACAAGAGAAAAAGAAGAGTTCGTTCCAATAGAAGAAGGAAAAGTAAAGATGTATGTTTGTGGACCAACTGTTTATAATTATATTCATATTGGAAATGCGCGCAGTACCGTTGCATTTGATACGGTCAGACGTTATCTTGAATATCGTGGATATGATGTAGCCTATATTTCAAACTTTACTGATGTAGACGATAAAATTATTCGTACAGCAAAAGAGTTGGATTTGACTGCTCAAGAAGTAGCGGACAAATTTATTGCAGCTTATCATGCAGATACACATGCGTTAGGAGTAGAAAAAGCCACACATCATCCACGTGTAATGGAAAACATGCCTGAAATTATTGATTTTATATCCGTACTGGTAAAAAAAGGGTATGCTTATGAAGTAGAAGGCGATGTTTATTACCGTACAAGGAAATTCAAAGACTATGGTAAACTAAGTGACATCTCAATTGACGAATTGGAAGTTGGAGCAAGTAATCGTTTAACTGCTCAAGAAAACAATAAAAAAGAAGATCCATTAGACTTTGCTTTATGGAAATCAGCTAAAGCAGAGGAAATTAGTTGGGAATCACCATGGGGAGCAGGTCGTCCAGGTTGGCATATTGAATGTTCTGTTATGGCTACAAAATATTTAGGGGACACAATTGATATCCATGCTGGAGGACAAGATTTAACCTTTCCCCATCATGAAAATGAAATCGCTCAAAGTGAAGCTAAAACCGGACACCCATTTGCTCACTACTGGATGCACAATGGTTTTGTCACTATGGATAATGAAAAGATGAGTAAGTCGATAGGGAATGTTGTTTTAGTCCATGATATTATTAAACAAGTAGACCCTCAAATCGTTCGCTTCTTTATGGCAACAACTCAATACCGCAGGCCCATTAGCTACAATGAAACAACGATCGAAGATGCCAAAGCCAATTTATCAAAAATAAAAACAGCTTATGATAATGCAATGTATCGTTTGAAAGATGCAATAGAAGAAGAGATGGATGATCAAGAACTATTGAATCAACTCACATCATTCAAAGAAAACTTCATAAAAGAAATGGATGATGACTTTAATTCTGCCAATGGTATTACAGTTGTTTATGAAATGGCTAAAGCAATGAATATTTATAGCGAACGTTCGGTTGTTTCTAAAGTTGTTCTTGAAGCCATGTTAGATCAGTTTCAAGAATTAGTCCAAATTTTTGGGATTACATTTGCGGCAACAGAATTATTGGATGAAACAATTGAGCATTTGATTGAAGAGAGAAATGCAGCGCGTGCAGCGAAAAACTTCCAACGCAGTGATGAAATTAGAGACCAGTTAAAAGAAGAGGGCATTATTTTAGATGATACCCCTCAAGGAACTAGATGGAGAAGAGGATAA
- the epsC gene encoding serine O-acetyltransferase EpsC, producing MRRLREDIQTIKQNDPSVKSTLEILLTYPSFYAIIFHRWAHFLHQRNAFLLSRIIANFSRFLTGIEIHPGATIGKRLFIDHGMGVVIGETASVGDDVIIFHGVTLGGTGKDKGKRHPTIGNNVLLSAHVQVLGPITIGNDSKIGAAAVVLETVPPNSTAVGIPAKVVRINGKKIPH from the coding sequence ATGAGGAGATTAAGAGAAGACATTCAAACAATCAAACAGAATGATCCTTCAGTTAAAAGTACACTTGAAATCCTGTTAACGTACCCTAGTTTCTACGCCATTATTTTTCATCGATGGGCACATTTTTTGCACCAGCGGAATGCATTTTTATTGAGTCGTATAATTGCAAATTTTTCTCGCTTTTTAACAGGAATTGAAATTCATCCTGGAGCTACAATAGGCAAGAGACTCTTCATCGATCATGGTATGGGTGTTGTGATTGGTGAAACGGCTAGCGTTGGAGATGACGTCATTATTTTTCATGGGGTGACATTGGGCGGAACAGGAAAAGACAAAGGAAAACGTCATCCAACAATTGGAAATAATGTATTGTTATCTGCACATGTGCAGGTCTTAGGACCTATAACAATAGGGAATGATTCAAAGATAGGTGCAGCAGCCGTTGTCTTAGAAACAGTGCCGCCTAATTCAACTGCAGTAGGTATTCCTGCTAAAGTAGTGAGAATAAACGGAAAAAAAATCCCTCATTAA
- the gltX gene encoding glutamate--tRNA ligase has product MTKKVRVRYAPSPTGHLHIGNARTALFNYLFARHNGGDFIIRIEDTDLKRNIEGGEASQLENLKWLGMDWDESPDSPGEFGPYRQSERREIYDPLVEQLLLSNRAYKCYCSEEELEEEREAQRARGEMPHYSGKCASLTAKEQKEKEATGIEPVIRYRVIKENTYNFEDIVKGPISFEAESIGGDFVIVKRDGMPTYNFAVAVDDHFMEITHVLRGDDHIANTPKQLMIYEAFGWEAPQFGHMTLIINSETGKKLSKRDGNILQFIEQYRELGYLPEAMFNFISLLGWSPVGEEEIFNHHTFVEMFDPARLSKSPAAFDAKKLEWINNQYMKQADLETVTALALPHLIKAGYVEENASPEKLEWVQKVVSLYHEQMSYGAEIVELSSLFFSEEPAIDSVAKEVLEGETVSEVLNAFSKQLDEITPFDADEIKKAIKTVQKETGIKGKNLFMPIRVAVTGQSHGPEIGPTIELLGREKAQAHLQAALAKL; this is encoded by the coding sequence ATGACAAAAAAAGTTCGAGTACGCTATGCGCCAAGCCCAACAGGACATCTACATATTGGGAATGCTCGTACAGCATTATTCAATTATTTATTTGCACGACACAATGGCGGAGACTTTATCATCCGTATTGAAGATACTGATTTAAAACGCAATATTGAAGGTGGAGAAGCTAGCCAGTTAGAAAACTTGAAATGGTTAGGAATGGATTGGGATGAAAGTCCGGATAGTCCAGGAGAATTTGGCCCTTACCGCCAATCTGAACGTAGAGAAATTTATGATCCATTAGTTGAACAATTATTGTTAAGCAATCGTGCATACAAATGTTACTGTTCAGAAGAAGAGTTAGAAGAAGAACGTGAAGCACAAAGAGCTAGAGGAGAAATGCCTCATTACAGCGGGAAATGTGCAAGTCTAACAGCTAAGGAACAAAAAGAAAAAGAAGCAACAGGTATTGAGCCAGTTATTCGTTACCGTGTGATCAAAGAAAACACGTACAATTTTGAAGATATCGTAAAAGGTCCTATTTCTTTTGAAGCAGAAAGCATTGGCGGAGACTTCGTGATCGTAAAACGTGATGGTATGCCGACATATAATTTTGCAGTGGCTGTAGACGATCACTTTATGGAAATTACACATGTTTTACGTGGAGATGACCATATTGCGAATACACCAAAACAATTAATGATTTATGAAGCCTTTGGATGGGAAGCTCCTCAATTTGGGCACATGACATTAATTATCAATAGTGAAACAGGTAAAAAATTAAGCAAACGTGATGGCAATATTCTTCAATTTATTGAACAATACCGTGAATTAGGCTACTTGCCAGAAGCGATGTTTAACTTTATTTCTTTATTAGGATGGTCACCTGTTGGAGAAGAAGAGATCTTTAATCATCATACATTTGTTGAAATGTTCGACCCTGCACGTTTAAGCAAATCACCAGCTGCATTTGATGCTAAAAAATTAGAATGGATCAATAATCAATACATGAAGCAAGCTGATTTAGAAACAGTAACCGCATTAGCTTTGCCACATCTAATTAAAGCTGGTTATGTTGAAGAAAATGCATCTCCAGAGAAATTAGAGTGGGTTCAAAAAGTTGTGAGCTTATATCATGAACAAATGAGTTATGGAGCAGAAATTGTTGAACTATCAAGTTTGTTTTTCAGTGAAGAACCCGCAATCGATAGTGTAGCAAAAGAAGTTTTAGAAGGTGAAACAGTTTCAGAAGTTTTAAATGCTTTCTCTAAACAATTAGATGAGATTACGCCTTTTGATGCAGATGAAATCAAAAAAGCAATTAAAACAGTACAAAAAGAAACTGGAATTAAAGGGAAAAATCTCTTTATGCCTATTCGAGTAGCTGTAACAGGACAATCACATGGACCAGAAATTGGACCAACGATCGAACTACTTGGCCGTGAAAAAGCTCAAGCACATCTACAAGCAGCATTAGCGAAACTATAA
- the ispF gene encoding 2-C-methyl-D-erythritol 2,4-cyclodiphosphate synthase, which translates to MIRVGQGYDVHQFVSDRHLIIGGVTLPFDYGLEGHSDADVLIHAIIDALLGAGGKGDIGHHFSDTDSQFKDIDSRELLRRVWSELKIEGYTIGNIDATIVAENPKMAPYLEKMKENIAYDCQTSIQHVNVKATTSETMGFIGRNEGIAAMAICLLEKQDNKPSLL; encoded by the coding sequence ATGATTCGTGTAGGACAAGGATATGATGTCCATCAGTTTGTCAGTGATAGACACTTAATCATTGGTGGAGTAACCCTTCCTTTTGACTATGGATTAGAAGGTCATTCTGATGCCGATGTGCTTATTCATGCTATTATAGATGCTCTTTTAGGAGCTGGAGGTAAAGGCGATATTGGTCACCATTTTTCCGATACTGATTCTCAATTTAAAGATATAGACTCGAGGGAGTTGCTCCGTAGAGTATGGAGTGAACTGAAAATAGAAGGTTATACGATTGGCAACATAGATGCCACAATTGTAGCTGAAAACCCCAAGATGGCTCCATATTTAGAGAAAATGAAAGAAAATATAGCTTATGATTGTCAAACAAGTATCCAACATGTTAACGTTAAAGCAACAACTTCTGAAACAATGGGGTTTATTGGACGAAATGAAGGTATTGCAGCAATGGCGATTTGCTTATTAGAAAAGCAAGATAACAAGCCATCACTTCTTTAA
- the ispD gene encoding 2-C-methyl-D-erythritol 4-phosphate cytidylyltransferase, whose protein sequence is MNKDYELILLAAGHGRRMRSSKNKVLLPLLNKPLIEYPLTLFLKDENCSHIILVVKEDEVKLITDLLQQEQMYSEKTITIAIGGTERQHSVYKGLQKLKNKTSSGLVMIHDGARPFIEQQAIDRLNEAAQKTGAAILGVPAKDTIKAVHSDHTVKTTLPRSELWQIQTPQAFDSSVVLQAHEKARTDSFLGTDDASLVERLEKAVLVVEGSYDNIKITTPEDMVTGKAILLHREQQDK, encoded by the coding sequence ATGAACAAGGACTATGAGCTGATATTATTGGCAGCTGGTCACGGAAGACGCATGAGATCTTCTAAGAATAAAGTTTTATTACCTTTGCTAAATAAACCGTTGATCGAATACCCATTAACTCTATTTTTGAAAGATGAAAATTGTAGCCACATTATTCTAGTTGTAAAAGAAGATGAGGTTAAGCTGATCACGGATTTGTTGCAACAAGAACAGATGTATAGTGAAAAGACGATTACCATTGCTATAGGTGGTACAGAGCGACAGCATAGTGTCTATAAAGGGCTGCAAAAATTGAAAAATAAAACGTCCTCAGGTCTTGTAATGATTCATGATGGCGCAAGGCCCTTCATTGAACAGCAAGCTATTGATCGGTTAAATGAAGCAGCTCAAAAAACGGGAGCAGCTATTTTAGGAGTTCCGGCAAAAGACACGATTAAAGCTGTTCACTCAGACCATACAGTTAAAACTACACTGCCAAGAAGTGAGTTATGGCAAATCCAAACTCCTCAAGCATTCGACAGTTCAGTAGTTCTGCAAGCACATGAAAAAGCCAGAACAGATAGTTTTTTAGGAACCGATGATGCGTCATTAGTTGAACGATTGGAAAAGGCTGTTTTAGTAGTAGAAGGATCTTATGACAATATAAAAATTACCACTCCTGAAGATATGGTAACTGGAAAAGCCATTTTGCTTCATAGAGAACAGCAAGATAAGTAA
- a CDS encoding PIN/TRAM domain-containing protein: MVKKIITGIFILIGGSIGASLMPIAWNMAGVENPYVNNVVTNILIGAIIFLFISFLSVTYIEQAFKKIETFLSQQSVTYLLFGSLGTIIGLVLSWLISVVLIGMRIPVVSDVVPIILVLGFAYLGFRVGTTRRDEWRKLFQVKTKRNTEDEDGKVLERLADETFRKYKILDTSVIIDGRIYDIAKTGFLEGTILIPNFVLQELQYIADSSDSLKRVRGRRGLDILNALQKEDDMQVEMYDGDFEDITEVDSKLIKLAKLLDGVVVTNDYNLNKVSEFQNVPVLNINELANAVKPVVIPGENMTVMIVKAGTERSQGVAYLDDGTMIVVEEGQHFMNKTIEVVVTSALQTAAGRMIFAKPVHSQKGIKDKD; encoded by the coding sequence TTGGTAAAAAAAATCATAACCGGTATCTTTATTCTTATCGGTGGAAGCATTGGGGCAAGTTTAATGCCAATTGCATGGAATATGGCAGGAGTTGAAAATCCATATGTTAACAATGTAGTCACAAATATTCTGATTGGTGCAATTATATTTTTATTTATTTCTTTTTTATCGGTGACGTACATTGAACAAGCATTTAAAAAGATTGAAACTTTTTTAAGTCAGCAAAGTGTAACTTATTTGTTATTTGGGAGCTTAGGAACAATCATAGGTTTGGTTCTTTCTTGGCTGATTAGCGTAGTGTTGATTGGTATGAGGATACCAGTTGTCAGTGATGTGGTTCCTATTATCTTAGTTCTTGGTTTTGCTTATTTAGGCTTCCGCGTTGGAACGACTCGACGAGATGAATGGCGTAAGCTATTCCAAGTAAAAACAAAAAGGAATACTGAAGATGAAGATGGAAAAGTCTTAGAGCGACTGGCAGATGAAACCTTCCGCAAGTATAAGATATTAGATACTAGTGTAATTATTGACGGAAGAATTTATGATATTGCCAAAACAGGTTTTCTTGAAGGGACAATCTTGATCCCTAACTTTGTATTACAAGAATTGCAATACATTGCAGATTCATCGGACAGTTTGAAGCGTGTGCGTGGACGTAGAGGATTAGACATATTAAATGCTTTGCAAAAAGAAGATGATATGCAAGTCGAAATGTATGATGGCGATTTTGAAGATATTACAGAAGTCGACAGTAAACTGATTAAATTGGCAAAATTATTAGATGGTGTTGTAGTCACGAATGATTACAATTTAAATAAAGTAAGTGAATTTCAAAATGTGCCTGTATTAAATATCAACGAATTGGCTAATGCTGTAAAACCAGTTGTGATTCCAGGTGAAAATATGACGGTCATGATTGTTAAAGCTGGAACAGAACGGAGCCAAGGTGTAGCATACTTAGATGACGGAACAATGATCGTTGTTGAAGAAGGCCAGCACTTTATGAACAAAACAATTGAGGTTGTCGTAACCAGTGCGCTTCAAACAGCAGCTGGACGAATGATATTTGCAAAACCGGTTCATTCTCAAAAAGGCATTAAAGATAAAGATTAG
- the radA gene encoding DNA repair protein RadA, producing MAKKKITKFVCQACGYESPKWMGRCPNCSSWNQMEEEVVADKNDRRSRVSMTGKTAKAEAIQDITVSKVPRVKTKLKELNRVLGGGVVPGSLVLIGGDPGIGKSTLLLQVSAQLNLAGGKVLYVSGEESSSQIKMRANRLGVKGADFYIYPETDMGAIRQTIEDLKPDYVIIDSIQTMNQSDINGAIGSVSQVRESTADLLKIAKTNNIAIFIVGHVTKEGSIAGPRMLEHMVDTVLYFEGERHQTFRILRAVKNRFGSTNEIGIFEMREGGLVEVLNPSEMFLEERLSGATGSAVVASMEGSRPILAEIQSLITPTAFGNARRTASGLDYNRVSLIMAVLEKRAGLMLQNQDAYLKSAGGVKLDEPAIDLAIAISVASSYQEKETKETDCFIGEIGLTGEIRRVSRIEQRVNEAAKLGFKRIMIPKNNIGGWTFPENIEVIGVMTLAEAIKKAFS from the coding sequence GTGGCAAAAAAGAAAATTACTAAATTTGTCTGCCAAGCATGTGGGTATGAATCGCCAAAGTGGATGGGACGTTGTCCAAACTGTAGTAGTTGGAATCAAATGGAAGAAGAAGTAGTAGCGGATAAAAATGATCGTAGAAGTCGTGTCAGTATGACTGGCAAAACCGCTAAAGCTGAAGCCATTCAAGACATCACAGTATCTAAAGTTCCTAGAGTGAAAACAAAGCTAAAAGAACTAAATCGCGTTTTAGGAGGCGGAGTAGTACCAGGCTCATTGGTTTTGATTGGTGGAGATCCTGGTATTGGAAAATCAACACTTTTACTGCAAGTTTCAGCACAGTTGAATTTAGCAGGCGGAAAAGTATTATATGTAAGTGGTGAGGAAAGTTCGAGCCAAATTAAAATGCGTGCGAACCGTTTAGGTGTAAAGGGAGCAGATTTTTATATTTACCCTGAAACGGATATGGGTGCAATAAGACAAACAATTGAGGACTTAAAGCCTGATTATGTTATTATTGATTCTATTCAAACCATGAACCAATCCGATATTAACGGAGCAATAGGAAGCGTTTCTCAAGTCAGAGAAAGTACAGCTGATTTATTGAAAATTGCAAAAACAAATAATATTGCTATCTTTATTGTAGGTCATGTTACAAAAGAAGGGTCTATTGCTGGTCCACGGATGTTGGAGCACATGGTAGACACGGTGTTGTATTTTGAAGGAGAAAGACATCAGACTTTCCGTATTTTAAGAGCGGTTAAAAATCGATTTGGCTCAACGAATGAAATTGGGATTTTCGAAATGCGTGAAGGCGGATTGGTAGAAGTACTGAATCCTTCGGAAATGTTTCTTGAAGAACGCTTATCTGGAGCGACAGGTTCTGCGGTAGTGGCTTCAATGGAAGGTTCACGTCCCATTTTAGCTGAAATTCAATCGTTGATCACACCGACTGCTTTTGGTAATGCTCGGCGGACAGCTAGTGGGTTAGATTACAATCGTGTGTCTTTAATTATGGCTGTTCTAGAGAAGAGAGCAGGGCTGATGCTGCAAAACCAAGATGCCTATTTAAAATCAGCAGGCGGCGTTAAATTGGATGAACCAGCAATCGACTTAGCTATTGCCATTAGTGTGGCATCCAGTTATCAAGAAAAAGAAACAAAAGAAACCGATTGTTTTATTGGCGAAATTGGGTTGACTGGAGAAATCAGACGAGTCAGCCGGATTGAACAGCGGGTCAATGAAGCTGCTAAATTAGGGTTTAAACGAATCATGATTCCCAAAAATAATATTGGTGGTTGGACTTTCCCTGAAAATATAGAGGTTATCGGTGTTATGACGTTAGCTGAAGCTATAAAGAAAGCTTTTTCTTAA